From a region of the Arachis ipaensis cultivar K30076 chromosome B09, Araip1.1, whole genome shotgun sequence genome:
- the LOC107617684 gene encoding ras-related protein RABD2a — MNPEYDYLFKLLLIGDSGVGKSCLLLRFADDSYIESYISTIGVDFKIRTVEQDGKTIKLQIWDTAGQERFRTITSSYYRGAHGIIIVYDVTDEESFNNVKQWLSEIDRYASDNVNKLLVGNKSDLTANRVVSYETAKAFADEIGIPFMETSAKDSTNVEQAFMAMSAAIKNRMASQPAANNARPPTVQIKGQPVGQKSGCCSS; from the exons ATGAATCCCGAGTA TGATTATCTGTTCAAGCTCCTACTTATTGGAGACTCTGGTGTTGGAAAATCATGTCTTCTTCTGAGATTTGCT GATGATTCATACATTGAGAGCTACATAAGCACCATTGGAGTTGATTTT AAAATACGAACTGTTGAGCAGGATGGGAAGACGATTAAACTTCAGATT TGGGATACTGCTGGACAAGAACGGTTTAGAACAATAACAAGTAGCTACTATCGCGGGGCACATGGAATCATT ATTGTTTATGATGTGACAGATGAAGAGAGCTTCAATAATGTGAAGCAGTGGCTCAGTGAAATCGATCGCTATGCTAGCGACAACGTCAACAAACTCTTAGTTGGAAACAAGAGTGATCTGACAGCAAATAGAGTTGTCTCATATGAAACAGCCAAA GCATTTGCTGACGAAATAGGCATTCCTTTTATGGAAACTAGTGCAAAAGACTCCACAAATGTCGAACAAGCATTCATGGCCATGTCTGCTGCCATCAAGAATAG AATGGCGAGCCAACCAGCCGCAAACAATGCAAGGCCTCCCACGGTGCAGATCAAAGGACAGCCAGTTGGACAGAAAAGTGGGTGTTGCTCTTCCTAG